Proteins encoded by one window of Nocardia goodfellowii:
- a CDS encoding M23 family metallopeptidase, protein MSLLGDQVAVSERPTRHRAESASTERVKRVATFAVAAGALVGTATQVAPALAAPLSPHHDSDDKAAEPITFKGAGDISATQAKFATPVADVAPEPTPVAAQVAAPVAQPFGIQNLPPEIAGPLSQVEEVLKGVQQQVAPATAVRPVAGQISSGYGARWGTMHYGVDFADHLGAPIHSVSSGTVIEAGPASGFGLWVRVLQDDGTTAVYGHVNDMFVHEGQRVRAGDVIASVGNRGNSSGPHLHLEIWDQGGAKIDPLPYLAAKGVPMQWGPSKH, encoded by the coding sequence ATGAGCCTTCTGGGCGATCAGGTTGCGGTCTCCGAGCGCCCCACCCGGCATCGCGCCGAGTCGGCCTCGACCGAGCGCGTCAAGCGCGTCGCCACCTTCGCGGTCGCCGCGGGCGCCCTGGTCGGCACCGCAACTCAGGTCGCACCGGCCCTGGCCGCGCCGTTGTCGCCGCATCACGACAGCGACGACAAGGCCGCCGAGCCCATCACCTTCAAGGGCGCCGGCGACATCTCCGCCACCCAGGCCAAGTTCGCCACCCCGGTGGCCGATGTCGCGCCCGAGCCCACTCCGGTCGCGGCCCAGGTCGCCGCCCCCGTGGCGCAGCCGTTCGGCATCCAGAACCTGCCGCCGGAGATCGCGGGCCCGCTGTCCCAGGTCGAAGAGGTCCTCAAAGGTGTGCAGCAGCAGGTCGCCCCGGCCACCGCGGTGCGCCCGGTAGCCGGCCAGATCAGCTCCGGCTACGGCGCCCGCTGGGGCACCATGCATTACGGTGTCGACTTCGCCGACCATCTCGGCGCCCCGATCCACTCCGTCAGCAGCGGCACCGTCATCGAGGCCGGCCCGGCATCGGGCTTCGGCCTCTGGGTGCGGGTGCTGCAGGACGACGGCACCACCGCGGTCTACGGCCACGTCAACGACATGTTCGTGCACGAGGGCCAGCGGGTGCGGGCGGGCGATGTCATCGCCTCGGTCGGCAACCGCGGCAACTCCAGCGGCCCGCACCTGCACCTGGAAATCTGGGACCAGGGCGGCGCGAAAATCGATCCCCTGCCGTATCTGGCCGCCAAGGGCGTGCCGATGCAGTGGGGCCCGTCCAAGCACTGA
- a CDS encoding NAD(P)H-dependent flavin oxidoreductase — MILDELQTPIVLAPMAGGPSTPELTAAVSEAGGLGLLAAGYLGTAETAARIEQTRALTGKPFGVNLFAAGAPTPPAEFAGYLDALATGHELGAPKYDGDAWDAKIDLLVAAPVPVVTCTFGCFTADEAARLHAVGSEVWVTVTSVAEATVAAEAGADVLVAQGAEAGGHRATFTDRVADDVVDPIGLLSLLQLLSAAVDLPLVATGGITTGAGLAGVLAAGARAAQLGTVFLRCPEAGTNPVHKGALGSPAPTMLTRAFTGRRARGIRNRFMLEHTDAPAAYPEIHYATAPLRAAARAAGDAEEVNLWAGQTHSLAPELPAGELVTRLTTEAKTALHKALSR; from the coding sequence GTGATCCTCGATGAGTTGCAGACGCCGATCGTGCTCGCGCCCATGGCGGGTGGCCCTTCCACACCGGAGTTGACCGCGGCCGTGTCCGAGGCGGGCGGCCTCGGACTGCTCGCCGCCGGATATCTCGGCACCGCGGAGACCGCCGCTCGGATCGAGCAGACCCGCGCGCTCACCGGCAAGCCGTTCGGCGTGAATCTCTTCGCGGCGGGCGCGCCCACTCCCCCGGCCGAATTCGCCGGCTATCTGGACGCGTTGGCGACCGGGCACGAACTCGGCGCACCGAAGTACGACGGCGACGCCTGGGACGCGAAGATCGATCTGCTTGTCGCGGCACCTGTTCCGGTGGTCACATGTACCTTCGGCTGCTTCACCGCGGACGAGGCCGCCCGGTTGCATGCCGTCGGCTCGGAGGTGTGGGTGACGGTGACCTCGGTGGCCGAAGCGACCGTGGCCGCCGAAGCGGGTGCGGACGTGCTCGTCGCCCAGGGAGCCGAGGCCGGCGGTCATCGCGCGACCTTCACCGATCGGGTCGCCGACGATGTGGTGGATCCGATCGGGTTGCTGTCCCTGCTCCAATTGCTGTCCGCCGCCGTGGATCTCCCGCTGGTGGCGACCGGCGGAATCACCACGGGCGCGGGTCTCGCCGGGGTGCTGGCCGCCGGCGCACGCGCGGCGCAATTGGGCACTGTCTTCTTGCGCTGCCCGGAAGCCGGTACCAATCCGGTGCACAAGGGCGCGCTGGGTTCGCCGGCCCCGACCATGCTCACCCGGGCGTTCACCGGGCGACGCGCCCGCGGCATCCGCAATCGCTTCATGCTGGAGCACACCGACGCGCCCGCCGCGTACCCGGAGATCCATTACGCGACCGCCCCATTGCGCGCCGCCGCGCGCGCCGCCGGGGACGCCGAAGAGGTGAACCTCTGGGCCGGGCAGACCCACTCGCTCGCGCCCGAGTTGCCCGCCGGTGAACTGGTCACGCGGCTGACCACGGAAGCGAAAACCGCTCTGCACAAGGCTCTTTCACGCTGA